The proteins below come from a single Solea solea chromosome 6, fSolSol10.1, whole genome shotgun sequence genomic window:
- the LOC131460519 gene encoding odorant receptor 131-2-like: MNFSNVTTLVVRDTLQAAIIKNVITVVLCISINYINGTLVHTFTKHQVFNMNPRYILYIHLVINDIILLTMFTLLHVLSYIVFTLNVSFCIVLLLMGMCASINNPLTLAVMAVECYVAICFPLRHSRICTVKKTYAVIGVIWMLSSLVVFPDLFVTLATESMEFFHSRVFCFLTNIFRHPYIREKRDIVNQVFMVSVWIILFYTYFRILTTAKAAATDAKKARNTVLLHGFQLLLCMLTYVHYLAIEGLTSLFPKAGLDVRFAVSIFIHVLPRLISPAVYGLRDKTFRKYLKNDLFCSTCADTKQHKRRKINPKRTL, from the exons ATGAACTTTTCAAATGTAACGACGCTCGTCGTCCGGGACACTTTACAGGCGGCCATCATCAAGAACGTGATCACTGTGGTTCTCTGCATCTCCATCAACTACATCAACGGCACCCTGGTGCACACGTTCACAAAACACCAG GTTTTCAACATGAACCCTCGCTACATCCTGTACATCCATCTGGTGATCAACGATATCATCCTCCTGACCATGTTCACCCTCCTTCATGTGCTGAGTTACATCGTGTTTACTCTCAATGTCTCCTTCTGTATAGTTCTGCTGCTTATGGGTATGTGTGCAAGCATCAACAATCCTCTGACGCTCGCCGTCATGGCCGTAGAGTGTTATGTCGCCATATGCTTCCCGCTCCGACACTCTAGGATCTGTACAGTCAAGAAAACGTACGCTGTGATCGGAGTGATATGGATGCTGAGTTCACTCGTGGTCTTCCCAGACTTATTTGTCACACTGGCCACAGAATCTATGGAATTCTTTCATTCtagagttttctgttttctaacaaacattttcagacatCCTTATAttagagagaagagagacaTTGTCAACCAAGTATTTATGGTCAGTGTTTGGATCATTCTATTCTACACATACTTCAGGATCCTCACCACTGCAAAGGCAGCCGCTACAGACGCCAAGAAGGCGAGGAACACTGTCCTCCTCCACGgcttccagctgctgctgtgtatgCTCACCTATGTGCATTATTTAGCCATTGAAGGCCTGACATCCTTGTTCCCAAAAGCAGGTCTGGACGTTCGCTTTGCCGTCTCAATATTTATTCACGTTCTTCCGCGACTCATCAGTCCAGCGGTTTATGGGCTGCGAGACAAGACTTTCAGAAAGTACCTGAAAAATGATCTGTTCTGTTCAACATGTGCTGACactaaacaacacaaaagacgGAAAATAAATCCTAAAAGGACTTTGTGA
- the LOC131461201 gene encoding odorant receptor 131-2-like: MNFSNAGRNATTLVVRDTLQAAIIKNVITVVLCISINYINGTLVHTFIKHQVFNMNPRYILYIHMVINDIILLTMFTLLHVLSYIVFTLNVSFCTVLLLISVYTTTNNPLTLAVMAVECYVAICFPLQHSRICTVKKTYAVIGVIWMLSSFVILPDLFITLATETTEYFHSRIFCFLTNLFRHPYIRGKRDIVNQVFMVSVWIILFYTYFRILTTAKAAATDAKKARNTVLLHGFQLLLCMLTYVHFLTIEGLTSLFPEAGLAIRFAVSIFIHVLPRLISPVVYGLRDKTFRKYLKNDLFCSTCADTQKHKRQKINPKMTF, encoded by the exons ATGAACTTTTCAAATGCGGGCAGAAATGCAACGACGCTCGTCGTCCGGGACACTTTACAGGCGGCCATCATCAAGAACGTGATCACTGTGGTTCTCTGCATCTCCATCAACTACATCAATGGCACCCTGGTGCACACGTTCATAAAACACCAG GTTTTCAACATGAACCCTCGCTACATCCTGTACATCCATATGGTGATCAACGATATCATCCTCCTGACCATGTTCACCCTCCTTCATGTGCTGAGTTACATCGTGTTTACTCTCAATGTCTCCTTCTGTACAGTTCTGTTGCTTATAAGTGTGTATACAACCACCAACAATCCTCTGACGCTCGCCGTCATGGCCGTAGAGTGTTACGTCGCCATATGCTTCCCGCTCCAACACTCTAGGATCTGTACAGTCAAGAAAACGTACGCTGTGATCGGAGTGATATGGATGCTGAGTTCATTTGTAATCTTGCCAGACTTATTTATCACACTGGCCACAGAAACCACGGAATACTTTCATTCTAGAATTTTCTGTTTTCTAACAAACCTTTTTAGGCATCCTTATATTAGAGGGAAGAGAGACATTGTCAACCAAGTATTTATGGTCAGTGTTTGGATCATTCTATTCTACACATACTTCAGGATCCTCACCACTGCAAAGGCAGCCGCTACAGACGCCAAGAAGGCGAGGAACACTGTCCTCCTCCACGGCTTCCAGCTGCTGCTTTGTATGCTCACCTATGTGCATTTTTTAACCATTGAAGGCCTGACATCCTTGTTCCCAGAAGCAGGTCTGGCCATTCGCTTTGCCGTCTCAATATTTATTCACGTTCTTCCACGACTCATCAGTCCGGTGGTTTACGGGCTGCGAGACAAGACTTTCAGAAAGTACCTGAAAAATGATCTGTTCTGTTCAACATGTGCTGacactcaaaaacacaaaagacagaaaataaatcctaaaatgactttttga
- the LOC131461222 gene encoding odorant receptor 131-2-like produces MNPRYILYIHLVINDIILLTMFTLLHVLSYIVFTLNVSFCTVLVLVSVFASINNPLTLAVMAIECYVAICFPLRHSRICTVKKTYAVIGVIWMLSSLVVLPDLFVTLATESTEFFHSRVFCFLTNIFRHPYIREKRDIVNQVFLVSVWIILFYTYFRILTTAKAAATDAKKARNTVLLHGFQLLLCMLTYVHYLAIEGLTSLFPKAGLDVRFAISIFIHVLPRLISPAVYGLRDKTFRKYLKNDLFCSTCADTRQHKRRKINPKRTL; encoded by the coding sequence ATGAACCCTCGCTACATCCTGTACATCCATCTGGTGATCAACGATATCATCCTCCTGACCATGTTCACCCTCCTTCATGTGCTGAGTTACATCGTGTTCACTCTCAATGTCTCCTTCTGTACGGTTTTGGTGCTTGTAAGTGTTTTTGCAAGCATCAACAATCCTCTGACGCTCGCCGTCATGGCCATAGAGTGTTACGTCGCCATATGCTTCCCGCTCCGACACTCTAGGATCTGTACAGTCAAGAAAACGTACGCTGTGATCGGAGTGATATGGATGCTGAGTTCACTCGTAGTCTTGCCAGACTTATTTGTCACACTGGCCACAGAATCCACCGAATTCTTTCATTCTAGAGTTTTCTGCTTTCTaacaaacattttcagacatCCTTATAttagagagaagagagacaTTGTCAACCAAGTATTTCTGGTCAGTGTTTGGATCATTCTATTCTACACATACTTCAGGATCCTCACCACTGCAAAGGCAGCCGCTACAGACGCCAAGAAGGCGAGGAACACTGTCCTCCTCCACGgcttccagctgctgctgtgtatgCTCACCTATGTGCATTATTTAGCCATTGAAGGCCTGACATCCTTGTTCCCAAAAGCAGGTCTGGACGTTCGCTTTGCCATCTCAATATTTATTCACGTTCTTCCGCGACTCATCAGTCCGGCGGTTTACGGGCTGCGAGACAAGACTTTCAGAAAGTACCTGAAAAATGATCTGTTCTGTTCAACATGTGCTGACACTAGACAACACAAAAGACGGAAAATAAATCCTAAAAGGACTTTGTGA
- the LOC131460521 gene encoding odorant receptor 131-2-like, protein MNPRYILYIHLVINDIILLTLFTLVQVLSYIVFTLNVSLCIVLLLMAMCASINNPLTLAVMAVECYVAICFPLRHSQICTVKKTYAVIGVIWMLSSLSVVPDLFVSLATESMEFFHSRIFCLPTNIFRHPYLKEKRDIGNQVFLVSVWIILFYTYFRILTTAKAAATDAKKARNTVLLHGFQLLLCMLTYVYNLILDGLISLFPKGVLAIRFAVSIFIHVLPRLISPVVYGLRDKTFRKYLNNYLFCSSSARSTCRSPSPSFPHIVNI, encoded by the exons ATGAACCCTCGCTACATCCTGTACATCCATCTGGTGATCAATGACATCATCCTCCTGACCTTGTTCACCCTTGTTCAAGTCCTGAGTTACATCGTGTTCACTCTGAATGTCTCCCTATGTATAGTTCTGTTGCTCATGGCTATGTGTGCAAGCATCAACAATCCTCTGACGCTCGCCGTCATGGCCGTAGAGTGTTATGTCGCCATATGCTTCCCGCTCCGACACTCCCAGATCTGTACAGTCAAGAAAACATACGCTGTGATCGGAGTGATATGGATGCTGAGTTCACTCTCCGTCGTCCCAGATTTATTTGTCTCCTTGGCCACAGAATCTATGGAATTCTTTCATTCCAGAATTTTTTGCCTCCCAACTAACATTTTCAGACATCCTTATCtcaaagagaaaagagacatAGGCAACCAAGTATTTCTGGTCAGTGTTTGGATCATTCTATTCTACACATACTTCAGGATCCTCACCACTGCAAAAGCAGCCGCTACAGACGCCAAGAAGGCGAGGAACACTGTCCTCCTCCACGgcttccagctgctgctgtgtatgCTCACCTATGTTTATAATTTAATCTTGGACGGCCTGATATCGTTGTTCCCAAAAGGAGTTCTGGCCATTCGCTTTGCCGTCtcaatatttattcatgttctTCCACGACTCATCAGTCCAGTTGTATACGGGCTGCGAGACAAGACTTTTAGAAAGTACCTGAACAATTATCTGTTCTGTTCATCAT CGGCCCGATCCACCTGTCGATCTCCTTCTCCATCCTTCCCTCACATCGTGAACATATAA
- the LOC131460522 gene encoding odorant receptor 131-2-like translates to MILTMASMNSSVHSYNMSSLTYRDPSSTAVAKNVFILALGLTINYINGTLIHTFRKHQIFYTNPRYVLFIHLVLNDMIQLTVTICLFVLSYVIYRIQTSLCCLFITFASFTTLNTPLNLAIMAVECYIAICLPLRHAELCTIRRTYILISWIWAMSAISTLPDVFLNVATEPERYIYASIFCERDNLFRHPISLQKRDISFIIYLIGVWLTVFFTYFKIFFVAQAAKKAKSEDGNAKKARNTILLHGFQLMMCMLTYIYHTIMKALIYLFPKHYINVIFVCYIFIQILPRLISPIVYGLRDKTFRQHLKKYLLCSVIASVTPWTKAKCGSLS, encoded by the exons ATGATCCTGACAATGGCCTCCATGAATTCCTCCGTGCACAGTTATAACATGTCGAGTCTGACTTATCGGGACCCTTCGAGCACAGCTGTTGCCAAAAACGTGTTCATTCTGGCTCTTGGTCTCACCATCAACTACATCAATGGGACACTGATTCACACCTTCAGGAAACACCAG ATATTTTACACAAATCCTCGTTATGTCTTATTCATCCACCTGGTCCTGAACGACATGATCCAACTCACTGTGACCATCTGCCTGTTCGTCTTGAGCTACGTCATCTACCGAATCCAAACGTCCTTGTGTTGCCTCTTCATTACTTTCGCCTCCTTCACCACCCTCAACACCCCTCTGAATCTGGCCATCATGGCAGTGGAGTGCTACATTGCCATTTGTCTGCCGCTGCGACACGCCGAGCTGTGCACCATCAGGAGAACGTACATTCTGATCAGCTGGATTTGGGCCATGAGCGCCATCTCGACTCTGCCAGACGTGTTTCTTAATGTGGCAACGGAGCCTGAGCGGTATATTTATGCCTCAATTTTTTGTGAGAGGGACAATTTGTTCCGCCACCCTATAAGCTTACAAAAAAGGGACATTTCCTTCATTATTTACCTAATTGGGGTTTGGCTGACTGTCTTTTTCACTTACTTCAAGATCTTCTTTGTTGCTCAAGCAGCTAAAAAGGCTAAATCAGAGGACGGAAATGCAAAGAAGGCCAGGAACACAATCTTGCTTCATGGCTTTCAGCTAATGATGTGTATGCTCACGTATATCTACCATACGATAATGAAGGCACTGATATATTTGTTCCCTAAACATTACATAAACGTCATCTTCGTTTGTTACATCTTCATCCAGATTCTACCCAGGTTAATCAGTCCCATTGTGTACGGGCTGCGAGACAAGACCTTTAGACAGCACTTGAAAAAGTATCTGCTGTGCTCAGTGATAGCGAGTGTCACACCCTGGACCAAGGCCAAATGTGGGTCTCTGTCCTGA